The sequence below is a genomic window from Cicer arietinum cultivar CDC Frontier isolate Library 1 chromosome 6, Cicar.CDCFrontier_v2.0, whole genome shotgun sequence.
aaagaaaaactaAACAAAATTAGAGGAACAAGCTCCCATAACATCTACACTAAAATAAGTGTTTAATAACAAGAAAGATAAATTCATATTAATCATATCAAATATTAGTATAACGTATGAGCTTTTACCAGAAAGAATGTGAACGTATTTATCAATGTTGTGTCCAATAAAGTGAACAAAATTCTTTGAGTTATATAATCAAATGAGATTTAATAAGCTTTaccttaaataataatatactacTACATATTATTTTACGGAATGTTTAATATGTTTCttattatatgattaaatttctTGTTCAAGATTAACTTTCTCGTTCAagataattttacttttaaagcATTTATTATCTTTCTGTCTATAGATCAAAACTTAAACGCAAGTCTCTACTCTCAAGTATTCAAGTACCAATATAGTAGTATTATATCCCAATTTGATTTTAGATAAATGCATAGGGACATTATCGTTGTGTTGGACTATGTGCTTAGACTTTATCATGTTCTTTATCTCCCAAGCAAAATTCAATAGgtcaatgttattttaattagttCGAGATGTATTCCCAATATATTACCAAAAAAGTGTAATAGTGTATTCCAAGCTATCATTAGTtgtgaacaatttttttaattttttttgtaaaaacagTGGTGTAGGACGAATGAAAGGTGTTTGAGGATCCCAACACATGTATGGGAGTTTGGATGGAAGATGAGGGGGATTTATAAGTTCGAGGATGAAAGAAGAATCGATAAAAAGTGATTAGTTTGTTCATTTtgtttgagattttattttattttttattgaacaaaaatactctcaaaattaaaattaaattttttttttatcatttctataaaattttaaagtttcagttttgatttttgtaaaaaaatattattatttttcgtactataaaattatgttgcaaatggttttaatttgtgttggatTCTACAGCAAATTTAAACTAATCTAAATTTGTCTCCATCTCATGaaactattttgttttttgaaatggtgaatgataataattaattgttaattttatgaGAATGAATAGTTGAATTCGTGACATCTTTAGTATTTCAGCTCCCCAAATCACTTTATGTCTCTCATACCATGAACGTATTATGAAGTAAGATTATACAAAATTCACTAAAAGTATGTTTGGTCTAAATGATGGGAGAGATTTCAACGTATGAGATGAGAAGTATGAGATgagaaagaaatataaatatgttttgttCAACGAAGAGGAGGGGGAGAGAAAATGAATTTTCAGTAGTTTTGTGTCTGGCTTAAGGGGGTGTgagaaaattttaataatttataagttttatgGTCTACTCTCATCCCTTCTAAATTCCTCCAAAATGGAGAAAGAGCAAAAATAAgtctaataataatttagattttCCCTTTCTTAAAAGTTAGAGATAGTAATTACTACTTCATGCAAAGTATGCTTTGCACCTATTTTTTGAATCAAGAGATAGTAATTACTACTTCATGCAAAGTATGCTTTGCACCTATTTTTTGAATCAAGAGATAGTAATTACTACTTCATGCAAAGTATGCTTTGCACCTATTTTTTGAATCAAGAGATAGTAATTACTACTTCATGCAAAGTATGCTTTGCACCTATTTTTTGAATCAAGAGATAGTAATTACTACTTCATGTTTATAAAAAGCTTTCACAAGATAATCCAAAATAAGAACGAAGCATGGATGACAAAGAACAAAGCTATCAAAACGATTTCAGAGAATTGAGAGAAGTCTTACAATGACCTTCTAAGGTGGTTGTTGACCATGCAAAAATTCTTTCGGGAACTATTGTGAAAATGGAAGTATCACCTGCATATTATTATAATACTCTATTACGaggtttaaaaaatttcaaacgaCTATTCTGAGTTTTTCCTCTATGTATCTTTGGGTTCaaattttgtaaaccatttgtCTCAATTGATGGAACTTTGTTGTACGACAAGTACAAATGAAGTCTATTGTTAGTCATTGCAcataatgagaacaaaaatacaattctcATTGTTTATgcacttgtggaaggtgagacaagGGGTTATTGGAGcttctttttgaaaaatctaaaaaGGTATACCACACCTCAAGTCAACGTTTGTTTGATTTCGTACAAGCACGACTCCGTTAAAAGTGcttataataattcaaataagGATTAACATGTTTCTCCGTCAACACATGTATACTGCATCCAacacattgcacaaaatttcatgagTTCAAGGACAatgaacataaaaataaaataaaaaaataaaaaacttaattgcagttttggtcttccaattttagctgaatcacaaaaatagtccctctattttatttatccccagttttggtcccccaaacagaattttggttcaaaatttgatgaacTGTCATTTTTGTGcgcttatttaagtcacatcatgcctcaagatctcgaggtgcaacaattgtacatgaaatctattatcataaatggtgtggtgtggcttaaaaaaatgacatttcattaagtttttggccaaaattctgtttgggtgACCAAAAATGGGAAGAAATAAAATGAACTTTcatgattcagctaaaataggggaaccaaaattgcaattaagcaaaaataaacttgtttgtatgggtaatgatctaattcttcttattatattttcttgcaAATCATCATCTAATTTAGTATATGTTGTTGTCAATTAATTCATtgtattctaaaaaatattcatatgcTTTGTCATTGAACTCCCATATCTATATTTCATATTCTCCAACTTTCGAATcaagaatgttttattttgcacattcttttgttcatacaactcttttaatttctcacacatcttgttagcatttatttcaatttcaacatTTGGATATACACTCATATCCAACCATTGTCTGATCAAGGTCACCGCATTTCTATTCGCCTTCTTCCAATCAATGCGATATTTATCTTTGGGTTTAACGATGTCACCCTCAATaagatcatacaaatctttattgTATatcatgtcttccatgagagtcttccaaaatgtataattagaatagttgagtttaatcatattcgaacatttattttcctcctccatttaaatgcacaaatcatattgatagcgtttcagcaagtgtactaaatcgttgcaagtaataataaaacggtagtaccaagtatcgaactcaaggattgcattttactattgaattatatttaattactaatattgaacaaaaagttcccagattaattgaaataatatttaaaattaacaacagtaataaaattgatcctttataataaaaaaaatgtcagagatgagtttcacttcgaatccaaccttagTGTCTAACTTggtcctagttattgaattcctttattgaattattaccaaattctctttattattcttgcccgaatgtcttagtgatagaatctttaattccaaagtaacccttaaatccttagtggatttaagattaaaattaagtcttaccgtacatgaattctcttgttaaactattgcctttgcaactaatttaactggtttcatgacctgcatctatctctagactacaaattcatgaattccccatctcaaacattcgtaaagtccacttccgtttcaaaatacgaatcctataacattttaatgttgatcaaacaataaaaaacattaaacacatagatgagaaaaataattcaataaactcattcatataactaaaaatcaaatcataaaaataaggatttcatctTATTACACtaatccctaacaaatagggtttagttactcatgacagagatagaaaagatagagattagagaagaattacaagaaaaattcatgaatgattcttgataaacttgttccaatggtgttagaaacgatcgtctttgagtttctctgttagggcacaagtctccccacttcctaatagtaaaaaaattccATAAAAAGTGAGAAAACCGAGTTTTAATGTGTTCTGCTGCACATTGGGCCTAGGGCGCGGATCGACAGTAACATCGTCGCGAAATGCGCTTGGGGCCCGCATCTTCTGTATGGAGTTTAGTGCatatttctcctcttttgagttcaaatttggtttcagtgtcttcatgaaagttgtagtgATGGATCATAGCTGTCATTTtcatttggtttgactccaattggacatctagaactccaaatatggctgaaatactccacataggtcatgttgatttttcaccaaaattcagcactgtattaaaacaaagtaacaatgcaaaactccgaaaaatctctacttaatcaaggaaataagaacataaatatttcattaaagcaaataaataaaattaacaaaatatatcaaataactccttaaattaattaatgaataaaagataaataagactaaaaacaatttaaaaaatatgcatatgatgaagagtcatcatatATCAATCGAGCTCTTATTCCACTTCGTTGAGAAAAACCAtagataactatctcaataatgaaaaatatttttttctttgagttctgataccactttgttgaGAAAAACCGTAGATAACCATCTCAATAATGCAAATTATTTTTTCCCACCTGTACAGATAAATGACCAAACGAAAAATAGAATTCTACAAAGCAACAACATttgacataaaattaaatatgagacagacacaatttttaacttgaaaaacttccctcaaattaagagaataaaaaccacgatACCTAATCCAGTAAAAACTTCTACTATactaattaatgggtacaccagagtcttcctagtAACATTATGGAGCATCAATCAACAATAGTCATCACCAAATGGTGGAAAccaaacaaataacaaataattttccAGTGGGGTGAGTGTTCCAAATTAACTAGAAGGTAAAACTCTTAACGTTGTAAATTAAAAGAACAAACTAACATACTAAAATTATAGATCAGACGGAGCTTTGCTACACACCTATTACCAACGTGAAAAACAAATTTCCTTGTTCTCTTCTTGTTTATGGCGTGccaattatttttcattttcgtttCCCTTTTCTTTTTCACATGAGCCAAGCTCTAACAATGAGAGAGCCCACTATAAATGGCGACCATTTGTGTTATATGGTTGAACTAGTGTGTTTTCTTGAAATATTTGCTTCTAAAATTCGCTTCTTCCTCTTAAACTATTTCTACATTACTATTTCATGTCCCGACTCTAAGTTGCAATTGTATGCTCTCCACCTGCTCCTGATGAGGATCTTGTGTATCAAAAATCTTTTAGtatacaaaaatctaaaataagaacGGGGgatgaaattgaagaaactaattttattgttattattagtcTAAGTGACAAAGAGACTATATGTTGACATATTGAGTACAAAagatttttgttgaggggtcgGTGGTAATATGTTATAGtggtgttgagacaaaatcacaaattaatattttgataataaccCAACAAagttaattaatcttttaactATGATTCTAAAAGTGTGTTGCTatttaacaatgtgtttttttagtgtattaattgaagataaatattaaaatataacaacacAAGATCATTTTGAGAAAGaaagatcattttggtcattaaaAACAGAAGTCTGAAAACATGAAGATTGTTCTGGTTTTTTACAGCTTTCaagtcaagaacattctggtcTGCAAAAGAACAAAGCTTTCCTTAAACAAGATTGTTCTGGTTTACGAAAGTACCATACTTGTGTACACAAGATCATTTCTGACAGATTCAACCCAAAAAGATCAACAAAGGCAAAGCAAAACATCAAGAACAAACAACAAGATCAATCTCTAGTTTAATGAATAAAGTAACAAATACAACCAAAACATAAATGACAAACACTGCATCTCTGTGCAGCCTGCGtacaaagcaaaaaaaaaaatggcatCCAACAATTGTCATAAGCTCTTAGTCTAGcacttaaaacaaaaaacgaAGATTTTTCTGGTTATAAGGCAAGAACATTCTCGTTATTTTACTACACATgtctattaaaattaaaagtggaCAGCTGGATTCCCAACGACTACATGAGTTGTCACAATCCTTCATCAAGCTTATAAAAGGAACCTCAAGGTCAAAGAAATAGCAAGAGTTTAAAGTTCAAACAATCAATCACTTAAACAATCATTCTTGAGAAATCTAAGTTTTTCAATTAAGCAAAAGCTTCAGTTCTATTTCATTAGATTTAAGGATCTATTTGTTGAATCTATTTGCTAAGAATCAAAACTAAAACAAGTGTTTAGTGTATTTTAATCCATCAATTATCTTTATCATTTCATTTTAAACTCAAACTAAAACATGTTGAGTATATTGTAAAATTCATTTTGTGACTACAATGTGATTTGTAAAAAACCCTTTCTGGACTGAAAGTAACTGTTGGAAATCTTTTCAAGGTTGAGAGATGAAATATTGTAACTggtcaagattgatcttgaaagTTGGTGTGAAAGGTAAAAACATTTTTGTTTAAACATTTTAGTGAAAAAAACTCACAGATTTTGACCACTAAACGTAACTCACTTTTGTTAAATCATGATATATTACTATGTGATTCTCtttctcttatatttaatttatttcttactCACTAAGCATAAATCACGTAAATAAATTTCCTTTTGTTTTCACTAAacatgtttttatttcatttgaaACCAAAATTGATCGTGaatttaactaaatttaaaaagcaataattaatttcataaaaggagaatcacaattcaaactcctaCTCCTTGTGATTGACATTGTCAATTCAAGTGATTGGTTGCACAATTCTATATACGCCATAAATTTCATCTTTGTAATCTTgtgtaataatttataactcATGCATCATTTTCTTAAAACGAGTGTACGAAATccataaattattatttcatcatCGATAAATAAAGTACTAGATTGCAAGAGAGTACATAAAAGCATTGAAACCTTGGTGAAAAAAACTTTAATCTTTTAATAGTTTTGCAAACCGCTTgccaataattaaatatatggtTCCTTCAAATTCTAGACCCCCtcaatctttaatctttagTATCTTCAAGATTCACCATCTAAGCTTTGCAGGGAAATACTGCAAAAAGACacccaaaagaaaaataagtactCACATTTAAAAACAATGATCAAATTATAAAGATTGACGTTACATACACCACACAGATCGAATTTGATCTCACCTTCTCAATAAGCGATAAATAGTATGGTTTTACTTCTTCAACGTCGATTAGAACTTTGCTTTTGCTGTAGAGATCATATTTGCTGTACATATTTATATCATAAGTATTAAGTTGAGTAATTAGcataataaaaaatgtgtacaaattaattaaaaaataataatgtgacacaaacatacttaAATACGTGTAGCCACTTCAAATTCTCACGATCTTCTTCATTCATCAAGTGTGTGTACGCACCTTCCCTATGCAAAGCTGCAAAGTCATAgatttttagtatttaattttgCTGATTATAATACAAAGTTTTCAGATTATGATGAAAATGCTTACGGTAGAAGGAGTGGTATCTGATAATGAACAATCCAGCTGGTGGCAAAGTGGTGCCATTTTCTTTAGCAACCTGCACATTCGaatgtattatatattatattataaattaagtaTCGAGGAAtatatagaaaatatgatttggaCCGTCaaatatgtaaattttattatatagtgTGACGAATTATTTATGGACTCACCCAATACATATAATCATCATGTCCCCATGACATTGTCACATTATCTAATCCACATCCTTCGGTGTAGATCCCATTCTTAGTGCTATAAGCAGGACATTTGGTATCAAGGTTGTCCTTGAAATACTGcatcaagaacaaaaattaggtaaattaattatttttagataaaataattgtGTCAAAGTAAAGTTTATaagaataaatttataattaccTTGTGGAGAACATTTGATTCATCAAAGGCACAGCCTAAGGGAAATGTGTCCCCTGCAAAATGTTGAATTCAATTTTTAAGCATAATAAATTGGAAGCATAAgttaaaataaatcatattaaaGAAGATTTAAGGAACAATTTCTAACCAACAACAGCCCATTGAGGTAGTGCACCAAATTTAGGAAGCAGGAGAATTTTTCCAAGatctggaagaaaaaaaaatcaataataatttgttaAGACCTCAAATATCCTATGAGTAAGGTGTGACTAGACTTGGTCAAATGAAGATATAGTTGATTATGACTTGAAATTGTAAATGACACTTTAGTCCACCATATCATATCTAGAAggaatattaaattaaaaaataaaaatttaaaagggtATGTATATGTACCATGGATGAGAGCTGTCAAATGCAACCAATCTTCATTAGGATAATCTTTTCTAATAGCCTCAGCTGATTGCAACAAATGTTGAATTTGAGGTTCATCCAAATCAGGATCACTCTCATCCACAACCTCATTCAGCAACTCACAACATTCCCATATGCTCATTTCTGCTTTGTTAAATTTCTTGTATTCTTCCCTCATTTTATTGACCTAcattagattttatttaaaaattggaaCTTTGGTCATAATTACATTTGATTCATGCGAATAGACATATATTTGATGGAGATAATAAAACTTTGCTTACAAAATCATATGTCTGGTTTATGTGTTGTAACCTATAGAATTCATCAACACCTTTTTGCCTTTCACTTTCTTCATCATAATTTCTGccaaataattacaaaaataattcaaagACCCTTGtcaatttcttcttttaatttcaaataaaaaacatggTTATAATAAACaatgacaaaaaaattgaaatggaaTTGGAATTAACCTGAAGGAATGGCCAAATGAATTAATCTCAGGAGCCAAAAATCCATTTTGAGAAGCGTGGTTTGGAACAGGAAATCCACCATCGAGAACAAGTTCATTGGTGTCTTCAGAATGAACATTTTTATCTTCAAATTGTGACCCTGAGACCATTTATGTAATGTGACATTATTTATATGATGAACaataatatgaataaaaaaacaatgaatgataacaaataatattaaaaacacaaacaaaaaatgaatcATACCAGAGTCAACGAGTATGGTCATTTTCTCAGTAGGTAGAGCAGAAAAATATGAGAAAGGAGAATATGTGAAATGAAATGAGTGAAATAATTAACTATAACATAATAGTATTGATGAGAATTGAGATGTATTTATAGTCCTGGGAATTTGGAAGGTTAGTTGGAATCCTCTACAAAAAAATATCTCGAGGCCAAAAAGTTGAAACCGTGCTTATCCACGTACTTCCAAACAGAGTAATGGTACGGTTGTTACTTCCTTTTTCAATCATAAAAAATCTTTTTAGgaaaaattataatcataaatTGTTAATTACAAGTTGGACATGGACATGGACAAGCACCacccaatttttattttcattatctggtcaattttaatattaattatcatttattaatatgattttttacttaattttattcatgtaattaattattttataaaaaatatatttattacttaAATAGAAGACGATGACCATGAGTCAGCATTACGTGGATTTGTGTACACACATGACGAGGGTTAAACGATAACAATTCCCTCCTGACGATGCATCTAATCAATACCAACTCATCTTTTGACTTtctaaaaaatccaaaattaatTCTACTTTTGAATAGTAAAATATGGTTGATTATACTTTTTTATAGTAACTATAGTACTCCCTTATGcaataatttgttatttttgtcgattcattaattattttttattttactttaaaatttttaattatttaatttatttgctaTTGAGATTTTATTTGCGGTAATTATAGTAGTATTAAAAAAGTAtacaaaagttattttgtaaaattatgtaaaaagtaattatagtagaaattatgtaaaaattatgtaaaaagtAATATAGTTATGGGAGTAAGTAATTATAGTATACAAAAGTAATTATagtaaaaagtaaaaagtatacaaaagtaattatagtagtattatataattcaaacaaaagttattttgt
It includes:
- the LOC101492445 gene encoding inositol oxygenase 2-like, which translates into the protein MTILVDSGSQFEDKNVHSEDTNELVLDGGFPVPNHASQNGFLAPEINSFGHSFRNYDEESERQKGVDEFYRLQHINQTYDFVNKMREEYKKFNKAEMSIWECCELLNEVVDESDPDLDEPQIQHLLQSAEAIRKDYPNEDWLHLTALIHDLGKILLLPKFGALPQWAVVGDTFPLGCAFDESNVLHKYFKDNLDTKCPAYSTKNGIYTEGCGLDNVTMSWGHDDYMYWVAKENGTTLPPAGLFIIRYHSFYPLHREGAYTHLMNEEDRENLKWLHVFNKYDLYSKSKVLIDVEEVKPYYLSLIEKYFPAKLRW